TGTCGAAGCGCTCCGAAAGCTCGAAGGCCAGCTTGGTAAACTCGTAGGCCTCCTGGCTGTCGGATGGCTCCAGCACGGGGATGGAGGCCATCCGCCCGTAATGCCGGTTGTCCTGCTCGTTCTGGGAACTGTGCATCCCGGGATCGTCCGCGCTGATGAAGACCACTCCCCCTCGTACCCCGGTGTAGGCCAAGGTCAGAAGGGGGTCTGCGGCCACGTTCACGCCGACGTGCTTCATGGTGGCAAGGGCGCGGACGCCGCCGAAACTGGCTCCGGCCGCCACCTCCATGCTGACCTTCTCGTTGGGAGCCCATTCGCAGTAGACGTCCGGATAGCGGGCCAGGTTTTCGAGGATCTCTGTCGAAGGGGTGCCGGGATACCCGGACGCCACCTTCACGCCGGCCTCCCAGGCGCCCCGTGCGATGGCCTCGTTGCCGCTCAGAAGCCGCCGGGCAGCCGCGATTGTAGAATCTGCCATGTGTTTATGGACCTTCCAGTTGCGGGGATCGTGCAAACAGCCTCAAACTAACTTGTCTATGCTACCATTATTGCCCAGAGCCTTCAAGCACGGCTCCACGCAACGCCGCCAGCAAGACGACCCAGACTTCGGGCAAGAGACTGAGAGGTCAGGCGGCCTGTTATTCCTGCCGTCTGGGAGAGACGAGAAAGGCGATGAGCGATGCCGCAAGGCCGGGCAACATGGGCTCGATGCCAAAAGGATACTGCGGCCAGCCATCCACGGCCCGGGTCAGCCCGGAGACCAGCCAAGACAGCGCCGTGCCAGCGCCGATCGCCATGCAGGCCGAGCAGCCGGCAGCGGTCATCCTCCGGCGGCCGAAGTAGCTGTTCAAAACGGGCATGATCAGCCCTGGAACGCATACGCTCCCCAGCGTGTACCAGAGCTGCACCACACTGGGAATGGCGACCGCCAGCGCGACCGCCAGCGCCCCCGTCACAAGAATCCCCACACGGGTGTACAAAGTCAGCCGGGAATCATCCTGCTCTCCGCGTAGCCTCCACACCACATCCCGTCCCAGGGTCACGGCTCCCAGGAACGTATACGAGAGCACGGTGCTCATGATGGTGGCCAGCAACCCCACATAGAAGAAACCTTTGAGGCCTGAAGGCAAAACGGCTTCGGCAAGAAGGGGATAGCTCATCTTCGGGTCAGCCAGTCCGGGAAGCGCAGCGCGGGCGTAAAGTCCCGTGGCGATGGTCAGGAAGTCGAAGACCAGCCAGCAGCAGACCGCGATGAAGATCCCCCGGCGCGCCACATCTTCGCTTCTGGCCGCATAGCAGCGCTGATGGAATCCCGGATCCACCAGCGTCCATACTGCGATCAGAAACCAGACCACAGTCCGCTGGAAGCCTTCCGATCCCTCCAGACGCAGAAGCTCCGGGGGAAGGTTGGCCGTCAAGAACGAAAGGCCGCCATACTTCAGGACAGCCGCCGGAAGTATGACACCGAATCCCGCGAACATCAGCAGGAACTGGAAAATGTTGACGCGGATATCCGTAGAGAGACCACCGCGGGCCACGTAGAAAGTGGAAAAGAGCGTCCCCACCAGAACGCATACCGCAAGACTGGCGCCGGTGACGATCTGCAGCAGAACCCCCAGCATCAAAACATAGGGGGCAGGACTGACCAGCACAAAGACGAAAACCGACCCCAGCACCGCCGGCGCTTTTCCGAAAGACTGCGCGAGCCGGTCGGGTATGGTATACAGGGCAGCACGACGCACCGGTCCTGCCAGGAAGAGGGCAAACAGGATGGCGAAAATGTAATAGGGAATGCCCAGCGCAAGCCAGGTGTACAGCCCCGAAGAGTAGGTGAACTCCCCCACCCCGAGGATCCCTCCGTACCATGTGGCCACAAGCGTGGCCACGAAAGCAGGAAGACTGACTCGGCGCCCTGCAACCAGATAGGCTTCCGCGTCCCCTCCCCGAAAGCGGTGAAGCCCCATGCCCACCGCCACGGTCGCGGCTAGGTACAACGCAATGACGGCCAGATCCGGCCCGCTCAGAGAGATCACTTCGCCGGAACCGGAGCGAAAACCGGCTCGCCCCCGCCGCCTCTTTCCACGCAGACCAGCAACGGAGCGCCCTGGCACTCGATGCGCACCAGGCCGCCGCAAGCCAGATTGCTCAGTCCATCCTTCACGCCCATCTCCAGCTTCAGACCGCGCAAGGGATACAATAGTCCCTCGGACGTCACGGTGCACGGTCCAAACAGTGGCAGAAGCGAGATGCGCAGCTCACCCGCGGGCTGCCACTCCCAGCATCCTTCCACAGCGAAGAGGTCCTGGCGGCGATCATGGAAGGTGACGCTGAGCAATCCCCGGTATTTCATCAGAAGACCCATGTTCGCCAACGCGTGATCCGGTTCGCGGCCAAGCGCTCCTGCCACCGAAACATCCCGCCAGCCCTTATCTGCCACCCAGCCAAGCCCTTTGTCCAGATCGCTGGATTCCTGGTCATCCAGTCGCACCCATTCCACACCGGCGAATGCGCCACGGGCCGCCCGGCTGGCGCTGTCGAAGTCGCCGAGGACGACATCGGGCATATCCCCCAGCTTGCGCGCCGAGTCTGCCCCTCCGTCCACGCACACCAGCGCCGCGCAGCAAGCACGCAGTTTCTTCCAGAGCTTGCGCCCCGGAGCCCGCCCGTTCGCCAGCAGAAGCACTCTTCCGTGCGGCTCAGTCATATCCGGCCCCGTATCCATCAATGCTTCTCACCCCCTCCGGCGAGACACACTGTTCATCGAACCGCTGAGCAGAGGTCACGAACTCCGCATGACCGTCCGCGAAGATGATGGTGGCTCCCTTGGAATGCCACTGGCGATACCACCCTTCGTAGAAGTATTTTCCCGCAGTGTCCACCTTCGGGTCGGCCCAG
The sequence above is drawn from the Armatimonadota bacterium genome and encodes:
- a CDS encoding sodium:solute symporter — protein: MISLSGPDLAVIALYLAATVAVGMGLHRFRGGDAEAYLVAGRRVSLPAFVATLVATWYGGILGVGEFTYSSGLYTWLALGIPYYIFAILFALFLAGPVRRAALYTIPDRLAQSFGKAPAVLGSVFVFVLVSPAPYVLMLGVLLQIVTGASLAVCVLVGTLFSTFYVARGGLSTDIRVNIFQFLLMFAGFGVILPAAVLKYGGLSFLTANLPPELLRLEGSEGFQRTVVWFLIAVWTLVDPGFHQRCYAARSEDVARRGIFIAVCCWLVFDFLTIATGLYARAALPGLADPKMSYPLLAEAVLPSGLKGFFYVGLLATIMSTVLSYTFLGAVTLGRDVVWRLRGEQDDSRLTLYTRVGILVTGALAVALAVAIPSVVQLWYTLGSVCVPGLIMPVLNSYFGRRRMTAAGCSACMAIGAGTALSWLVSGLTRAVDGWPQYPFGIEPMLPGLAASLIAFLVSPRRQE
- the thiN gene encoding thiamine pyrophosphokinase, giving the protein MMDTGPDMTEPHGRVLLLANGRAPGRKLWKKLRACCAALVCVDGGADSARKLGDMPDVVLGDFDSASRAARGAFAGVEWVRLDDQESSDLDKGLGWVADKGWRDVSVAGALGREPDHALANMGLLMKYRGLLSVTFHDRRQDLFAVEGCWEWQPAGELRISLLPLFGPCTVTSEGLLYPLRGLKLEMGVKDGLSNLACGGLVRIECQGAPLLVCVERGGGGEPVFAPVPAK